The genomic interval TGAAGGAACCTCCGCCGGCGAGGCTCCTTCCGGGCACACTCGCCGAAGTCGTGATGAGGATCGAGCGCAGCAGGACGATTTCAGCGCACGGGCGGCGGAGGCTGCATCACCGTGCCGCACTTCTTGCAGGTGCGCAGCTTCTCGTCGGCGTAGAAGCTCTCGATGATCGGCTTGAGCTGCGTCCCCAGGTCGACGAGCTGGAAGCTCGAATCGTAGAGGACCTCCCAGCAGTTCTCGCAGTACCAGCGCAGCGAGTCCTTCTCGCCGTCGTCGCGATGGCGCTCGACGACCATGCCGACCGTGTCGGCGCCGCGCTGCGGAGAGTGGGGAACCCACGGCGGGAGAAGAAAGATGTCCCCCTGGCGAATGGTGATGTCGCGCGGCTTGCCGTCCTCGATCACTTTGAGGACCATGTCTCCCTCGATCTGGTAGAAGAACTCCTCTCCGGGATCGACGTGGTAGTCCTTGCGGCGGTTCGGACCGCCCACGATCATCACCATGATCTCGGAATCCTTCCAGACCATCTTGTTTCCGACCGGGGGCTTCAGGAGGTGGCGGTTCTCGTCGATCCAG from Candidatus Polarisedimenticolia bacterium carries:
- a CDS encoding 3-hydroxyanthranilate 3,4-dioxygenase, whose protein sequence is MPLSTYNLKAWIDENRHLLKPPVGNKMVWKDSEIMVMIVGGPNRRKDYHVDPGEEFFYQIEGDMVLKVIEDGKPRDITIRQGDIFLLPPWVPHSPQRGADTVGMVVERHRDDGEKDSLRWYCENCWEVLYDSSFQLVDLGTQLKPIIESFYADEKLRTCKKCGTVMQPPPPVR